Proteins encoded by one window of Cytobacillus sp. IB215665:
- a CDS encoding sigma factor G inhibitor Gin — protein MSSLVVKQQLIGETCLICEQRKYQGIHLYKTFICIECEKNMITTDTSDPKYQFYLQQLKKATSS, from the coding sequence TTGAGTTCACTTGTAGTAAAACAACAACTCATTGGGGAAACGTGTTTAATATGTGAACAGAGAAAGTATCAAGGGATTCATTTATATAAGACATTTATTTGTATTGAATGTGAAAAGAATATGATAACAACAGATACGAGCGATCCAAAGTATCAGTTTTATCTACAACAGTTAAAG